A DNA window from Borrelia sp. HM contains the following coding sequences:
- a CDS encoding ATP-dependent Clp protease ATP-binding subunit, with protein MSILIYPKKSEIKNLDTKTLKNIKQDTLYEIEKLEKVLLGINEIMIPKINREIFILIEKTKKEFKSKTSIGIKEIFYQILKTKKLLKKYKLNKLSFNFKDENIITSVDKIRLIETYKDFDDEIRLANEYFEINKYVKNLTILAKEKKLDPLIGREKEIQALINVLERRNKNNTILIGEPGVGKTAIVEGLAIKIANKEIKGQLKNKVILQIDTSDLVSGTKYRGEFEERLNNIIKSIKNNKNIIIFIDEIHTLIGAGNSEGSIDAANILKPVLSRSEIQIIGATTYDEYRKHISKDKAFIRRFQTISIKEPNEKETLNIINSIIKNFEDYHGVTYEKEAIESVINLSSQYLINKRFPDKAIDLIDIAGAQKKQKEVNQKIVSGEDIKRATDELLSIKIRSNIKEEINTLKKKAAYIKEKIIGQEYAINEIIIEMVKTKLNINNNAQPLTSILLIGSSGSGKTIIANEISNTMIEDQNSILKLDMSDYKEEISISKLIGTNPGYTGYNDGGILTNKLKYNPRTCIILENIENAHHSVLNTIEQILENGELISNQEDKISFKNAIIILTTSIGSKILLGKGSIGFNNTDNNRNFKSEINNELKRRFNSSLLDKIQKKIILNVLNEEDTSIIYNNYCKELTKKFSLKKIQVKIDEALKNYIIKKYYDKNSGARSILNAIKEKIEEKIVNQIFQNPNTNLITVYLEQYNIKIKQKEILCSKK; from the coding sequence ATGTCTATACTAATTTATCCTAAAAAATCTGAAATAAAAAATCTAGATACCAAAACATTAAAAAATATCAAACAAGACACACTATATGAAATAGAAAAATTAGAAAAAGTTCTACTCGGAATTAACGAAATTATGATTCCAAAAATAAACAGAGAAATCTTTATTCTTATTGAAAAAACTAAAAAAGAGTTCAAATCTAAAACTTCTATAGGAATCAAAGAAATCTTTTATCAAATATTAAAAACGAAAAAACTTTTAAAAAAATACAAACTTAATAAATTGAGCTTTAACTTTAAAGACGAAAATATAATCACTAGCGTAGATAAAATAAGATTAATTGAAACATATAAAGACTTTGACGATGAAATAAGACTTGCAAATGAATACTTTGAAATAAACAAATATGTTAAAAATCTAACAATACTTGCAAAAGAAAAAAAACTTGATCCTTTAATCGGGCGTGAAAAAGAAATCCAAGCACTAATAAATGTGCTTGAAAGACGAAATAAAAATAACACGATTCTAATAGGAGAACCTGGAGTTGGAAAAACGGCAATCGTTGAAGGACTAGCCATCAAAATTGCAAATAAAGAAATCAAGGGCCAACTAAAAAATAAAGTAATACTACAAATTGATACTTCTGATTTAGTATCAGGCACAAAATATAGAGGTGAATTTGAAGAAAGATTAAATAATATCATCAAGTCAATTAAAAACAATAAAAACATAATAATATTTATCGATGAAATACACACTTTAATAGGAGCTGGAAATTCTGAAGGTTCCATTGATGCAGCAAATATTTTAAAGCCTGTTTTATCTCGCTCTGAAATACAAATTATAGGTGCAACAACTTATGATGAATATAGAAAACATATATCTAAAGACAAAGCATTTATTAGAAGATTTCAAACAATATCAATTAAAGAACCTAATGAAAAAGAAACACTAAATATAATCAACAGTATAATAAAGAATTTTGAAGACTACCACGGTGTTACTTATGAAAAAGAAGCCATAGAAAGTGTGATAAATCTATCATCACAATATTTAATTAACAAAAGATTTCCTGACAAAGCAATCGATTTAATCGACATTGCTGGAGCTCAGAAAAAACAAAAGGAAGTCAATCAAAAAATAGTCAGTGGCGAAGACATTAAAAGAGCAACAGATGAACTATTAAGTATTAAAATAAGATCTAATATCAAGGAAGAAATCAATACACTTAAAAAAAAAGCGGCATATATAAAAGAAAAAATTATAGGACAAGAATATGCAATAAACGAAATAATTATAGAAATGGTTAAAACAAAACTCAATATCAATAACAATGCACAACCTTTAACATCAATACTACTTATAGGTTCAAGTGGAAGTGGAAAAACAATCATAGCAAATGAAATATCAAATACTATGATTGAAGATCAAAACTCAATATTAAAACTAGATATGTCAGACTATAAAGAAGAAATTTCCATATCAAAATTAATAGGGACAAATCCAGGATATACTGGCTATAATGACGGTGGAATTCTAACAAATAAATTAAAATATAATCCCAGAACATGTATCATACTTGAAAATATTGAAAATGCTCATCATTCTGTACTAAACACAATAGAGCAAATACTTGAAAATGGAGAGCTGATTAGTAACCAAGAAGATAAAATATCCTTTAAAAATGCCATTATTATTCTAACTACGTCTATTGGTTCTAAAATACTACTTGGCAAAGGAAGTATTGGATTTAATAATACAGATAATAATAGAAATTTTAAAAGCGAAATCAACAATGAACTCAAAAGACGATTCAACTCATCGCTATTAGATAAAATACAAAAAAAAATAATCCTTAATGTTTTAAATGAAGAAGACACAAGCATAATTTATAATAATTATTGCAAAGAACTTACTAAAAAATTTAGCTTAAAAAAAATACAAGTAAAAATTGATGAAGCTCTTAAAAATTATATAATCAAAAAATATTATGACAAAAATTCTGGAGCAAGAAGTATTTTAAATGCAATAAAAGAAAAAATAGAAGAAAAAATTGTAAATCAAATCTTTCAAAATCCTAATACCAATCTAATAACAGTATATTTAGAACAATATAATATAAAAATAAAACAAAAGGAAATATTATGTTCAAAAAAGTAG
- the ileS gene encoding isoleucine--tRNA ligase has product MFKKVENKVDFPKIEEKILKFWNDNKIFEKSMQQREDCEEFIFYDGPPFATGLPHFGHFVPNTIKDIIPRYKTMKGKYVKRYFGWDTHGLPVEYEVEKSLKISGRYEIEKYGIEKFNAECKKIVLRYTKEWQKTILRLGRWVDFENHYKTMDVTFMESVWWVFQKLYNKGLIYESYYVLPYSPKLATPLSNFEVNLGEYREVNDPSLTIKFKIKNRNEYLLAWTTTPWTLPTNLGIAVGQDIEYSKIFDKEKNETFIIGTNRLDHYYKDEKTYTIIEQFKGKHIEGLEYEPIFDYFLKQQDKGAFKIHTAQYVTTDDGTGIVHIAPFGEEDYKILKSKTKTDIIAPIDAECRFTNEVKDFEGLFVKDADNKIIEKLKSMNLLFKRENFLHRYPFCYRTNSPLIYRPISSWFVNIEAIKEKLIKSNEQINWMPSHLKKGRFGKWLENARDWAISRNRFWGNPIPIWVCSKTGNKICIGSKEELEKRSGQKINDLHKDKVDKITWPSEYGGVYVRTSEVLDCWFESGSMPYASKHYPFKDKDKFNNIFPADFIAEGLDQTRGWFYTLTILGTALFENTAFKNVIVNGLVLSSDGRKMSKSLRNYTDPMEVINTFGADALRLYLVMSPVIKADDLKYSDDGVKDVLKNIIIPIWNAYSFFITYAIIDKFEPNNNTNLHKTNILDKWIISETESLKKILNKEIDQYNLTKSIAELIAFIDKLNNWYIRRSRRRFWKSENDNDKLDAYETLYYTLKNLMLMLAPFIPFLTEEIYQNLKAKDEKESIHLNEYPQEIEELINIDLEEKMNFTRKVLSLARALRAYHNIKIRKPISTIYVVTKNHKEQQILSEMKEIILEEINAKEIEIKFNEEELVTYKAKANFKELGSKLGQNMKVIASKIMNLNNEDILKIIKGNKYIIKIKEHTYDITLKDIILERQERENLKVINEDSVTIALNSLITEELYLEGLSRELIRKVQNLRKENNFNVSDRIILYIDNNEILKKIITQFESYIQTETLTFKIEINKEKAITKVEIDDEMLINIGIAKWEN; this is encoded by the coding sequence ATGTTCAAAAAAGTAGAAAATAAAGTGGATTTTCCTAAAATAGAAGAAAAAATATTGAAATTTTGGAATGACAATAAAATTTTTGAAAAATCCATGCAACAAAGAGAAGATTGTGAAGAATTTATATTCTATGATGGACCACCATTTGCAACAGGACTTCCACATTTTGGGCATTTTGTTCCAAATACGATCAAAGACATAATTCCAAGATATAAAACAATGAAAGGCAAATATGTTAAAAGATATTTTGGATGGGATACTCATGGTTTACCTGTGGAATATGAAGTAGAGAAATCTTTAAAAATATCTGGAAGATATGAAATAGAAAAATATGGAATCGAAAAATTTAATGCAGAATGCAAAAAGATAGTTCTAAGATATACAAAAGAATGGCAAAAAACAATTTTAAGACTAGGTAGATGGGTTGATTTTGAGAATCATTACAAAACAATGGATGTAACCTTTATGGAATCTGTATGGTGGGTATTTCAAAAACTTTATAATAAAGGATTAATTTATGAAAGTTACTATGTATTACCATACTCTCCAAAACTTGCAACTCCTCTATCAAATTTTGAGGTAAACCTTGGCGAATATAGAGAGGTTAATGATCCATCACTAACTATAAAGTTTAAAATTAAAAATAGAAATGAATATCTACTTGCATGGACAACAACCCCTTGGACATTACCTACAAATCTTGGTATTGCAGTTGGTCAAGATATAGAATATTCTAAAATATTTGATAAGGAAAAAAATGAAACATTCATCATAGGCACAAACAGATTAGATCACTATTATAAAGATGAAAAAACATACACAATAATAGAACAATTCAAGGGAAAACACATTGAAGGACTCGAATATGAGCCTATATTTGACTACTTTTTAAAACAACAGGATAAAGGAGCCTTCAAAATTCATACAGCACAATATGTCACAACTGATGATGGAACAGGAATAGTACATATAGCACCATTTGGAGAAGAAGATTATAAAATACTTAAAAGTAAAACAAAAACTGATATAATAGCGCCTATAGATGCCGAATGCCGCTTTACAAACGAAGTAAAAGATTTTGAAGGATTATTTGTTAAAGATGCAGATAACAAAATAATAGAAAAATTAAAATCAATGAATTTACTATTTAAAAGAGAAAACTTCCTACACAGGTATCCATTTTGCTACAGAACAAATTCACCTCTAATTTATAGACCAATAAGCTCATGGTTTGTAAACATTGAAGCAATAAAAGAAAAACTTATAAAATCAAATGAACAAATAAATTGGATGCCCTCACATTTAAAAAAAGGAAGATTTGGCAAATGGCTAGAAAATGCTCGAGACTGGGCAATAAGTAGAAACAGATTTTGGGGCAATCCAATACCAATTTGGGTATGCTCAAAAACAGGAAACAAAATATGTATAGGATCTAAAGAAGAACTTGAAAAAAGATCGGGTCAAAAGATTAACGATTTGCATAAAGATAAAGTCGATAAAATAACCTGGCCTAGTGAATATGGTGGTGTATACGTTAGAACAAGTGAGGTTTTAGACTGTTGGTTTGAATCTGGCTCTATGCCTTATGCAAGCAAACATTATCCATTTAAAGATAAAGATAAATTTAATAATATTTTTCCTGCTGACTTTATTGCAGAAGGATTAGACCAAACAAGAGGATGGTTTTATACACTAACAATCTTAGGAACTGCACTTTTTGAAAATACAGCGTTTAAAAATGTAATAGTTAATGGACTTGTATTATCTAGTGATGGAAGAAAAATGTCAAAATCACTTAGAAATTATACAGATCCAATGGAAGTAATAAATACATTTGGAGCTGATGCTTTAAGACTTTACTTAGTAATGAGTCCTGTAATCAAGGCTGATGACTTAAAGTACAGTGATGATGGAGTTAAAGATGTTTTAAAAAATATTATAATACCTATTTGGAACGCTTATTCATTTTTCATAACTTATGCAATAATTGACAAATTTGAACCTAACAATAACACAAATTTACATAAAACTAATATACTTGATAAATGGATAATTAGCGAAACTGAAAGCCTAAAAAAAATTTTAAACAAAGAAATAGATCAATATAACTTAACAAAATCAATAGCAGAACTTATTGCATTTATAGACAAATTAAATAATTGGTATATAAGAAGATCAAGAAGAAGATTTTGGAAATCTGAAAATGACAATGACAAACTTGATGCATATGAAACTTTATATTACACACTCAAAAATTTAATGTTGATGCTTGCACCATTTATACCTTTCCTAACAGAAGAAATTTATCAAAATTTGAAAGCAAAAGATGAAAAAGAATCAATACATCTAAACGAATATCCACAAGAAATTGAAGAACTGATTAATATAGATCTTGAAGAAAAAATGAATTTTACAAGAAAAGTTCTCTCTCTTGCAAGAGCACTAAGGGCATATCATAATATTAAAATACGAAAACCTATCAGCACAATCTATGTTGTTACCAAGAATCATAAAGAACAACAAATACTAAGTGAAATGAAAGAAATAATACTTGAAGAAATTAACGCAAAAGAAATCGAAATAAAATTCAATGAAGAAGAACTGGTAACTTACAAAGCAAAAGCAAATTTTAAAGAACTTGGAAGTAAACTTGGTCAAAATATGAAAGTAATAGCATCAAAGATAATGAATCTAAATAACGAAGACATATTAAAAATAATCAAAGGTAATAAATATATAATTAAAATCAAAGAACATACATATGACATTACACTAAAAGATATAATCTTGGAAAGACAAGAAAGAGAAAATTTAAAAGTAATTAACGAAGATTCTGTTACAATTGCTCTAAATTCACTAATAACAGAAGAATTATATTTAGAAGGCTTATCAAGAGAACTAATAAGAAAAGTACAAAATTTAAGAAAGGAAAATAACTTCAACGTTAGTGATCGAATCATACTATATATAGATAATAATGAAATATTAAAAAAAATAATAACTCAATTTGAAAGCTACATTCAAACTGAAACTTTAACATTTAAAATAGAAATCAATAAAGAAAAGGCAATAACAAAAGTAGAAATTGACGATGAAATGTTAATTAATATAGGTATTGCAAAATGGGAAAATTAA
- a CDS encoding copper homeostasis protein CutC yields the protein MIKEACVFNILEALNAVKLGANRIELCENAACGGTTPSYGNIKVLKEILDIPIVVMIRPRCGDFIYSDLEFKAMKEDIKICKNIGVEGVVFGILNDDHEIDIMRTKELLSFAKPLRVTFHKAIDATFDIRSSVITLLDIGVHRILTSGGGLKAEDSLMILKDLILMVGEELEIVIAGKVNSYNIDNIDSILSARAYHGRLIVGDLNS from the coding sequence ATGATAAAAGAGGCATGTGTATTTAATATATTAGAAGCTTTAAATGCTGTTAAACTTGGTGCCAATAGGATTGAGCTTTGTGAAAATGCGGCTTGTGGAGGCACTACTCCCTCTTATGGTAATATAAAAGTTTTAAAAGAAATTTTAGATATTCCTATTGTTGTAATGATTAGGCCACGGTGTGGGGATTTTATATATTCTGATTTAGAGTTTAAAGCTATGAAGGAAGATATTAAGATTTGCAAAAATATTGGAGTAGAAGGCGTTGTTTTTGGAATTTTGAATGATGATCATGAAATTGACATAATGAGAACTAAAGAGTTGCTAAGTTTTGCTAAGCCTTTAAGAGTCACTTTTCATAAAGCAATTGATGCAACTTTTGATATTAGATCTTCTGTAATTACACTTTTAGATATTGGTGTGCATAGGATATTGACTTCAGGAGGAGGTCTTAAGGCAGAAGATTCACTTATGATACTTAAAGATTTGATACTAATGGTTGGAGAAGAATTAGAAATTGTTATTGCTGGTAAGGTTAATAGCTATAATATTGATAATATTGATTCTATTTTAAGTGCCAGGGCTTATCATGGGAGACTTATTGTCGGTGATTTAAATTCATAG
- a CDS encoding ROK family protein, producing MERYVSIDVGGTNTKYSLADSDGNLLDKHEVKSGATLDEQICILVNIINSYKIKENVNGVAICMPGFVDPKGIVIRVNAIKGFINYPLKKKLEVLTGVNVEIENDANCVALAEKFKGNAVNSNNFVALTLGTGIGAGLFMDGKLLRGHSFMSGEVGFMITRGLSNNIPFNCRWESVASVASLRKRVAERLEMDFDEVSGEYVFDLADSGNIHARNEVDCFFESLSFGIFNLTFILNPEKVLIGGGISSRLDLISRIYDKLENLWSLELANIYDNDIKKLIKIETAKFNNESGKIGALYHYFIENKLCYSM from the coding sequence ATGGAACGTTATGTTTCAATTGATGTTGGAGGTACTAATACTAAATATTCTCTTGCAGATAGTGATGGGAATTTACTTGATAAACATGAAGTTAAATCAGGTGCTACTCTTGATGAGCAAATTTGTATTTTAGTCAATATAATTAATTCTTATAAAATAAAAGAAAATGTTAATGGTGTTGCAATTTGTATGCCTGGATTTGTCGATCCTAAGGGAATTGTTATTAGAGTCAATGCTATTAAAGGATTTATTAATTATCCTTTAAAGAAAAAACTTGAAGTTTTAACAGGTGTGAATGTAGAGATTGAAAATGATGCTAATTGTGTAGCTTTAGCAGAAAAATTTAAAGGCAATGCTGTAAATTCTAATAATTTTGTTGCTTTGACTCTTGGGACAGGCATTGGCGCTGGGCTATTTATGGATGGAAAACTTTTAAGAGGACATTCTTTTATGTCTGGTGAAGTTGGATTTATGATTACTAGGGGTCTAAGTAATAATATTCCTTTTAATTGTAGGTGGGAATCTGTAGCTTCTGTCGCATCTTTAAGGAAAAGAGTTGCAGAGCGTTTGGAAATGGATTTTGATGAAGTATCTGGAGAATATGTTTTTGATCTTGCTGATTCTGGTAACATCCATGCTAGGAATGAAGTTGATTGTTTTTTTGAATCTTTATCATTTGGAATCTTTAATTTGACTTTTATTTTAAATCCTGAAAAAGTCCTAATTGGAGGAGGGATAAGTTCAAGGCTCGATTTAATAAGTAGGATATATGATAAGTTAGAGAATTTATGGTCTTTAGAATTGGCTAATATTTATGATAATGATATTAAAAAACTTATTAAAATTGAGACAGCTAAATTTAACAATGAATCTGGTAAAATTGGAGCATTATATCATTATTTTATTGAAAATAAATTGTGTTATTCTATGTAG
- a CDS encoding SMC family ATPase → MRINKLVFQNIASYKGKYEIDFDIPVLKKSSIFLISGNTGAGKSTILDCITLALYARVYRLDRSISDSISKGFESAYVRLTFTVSEKIYESFIELTIKQKETPQNMILNCLSDGSLIDNKDDILFFIKNLCRLDFEQFCQTVILPQGNFQEFLTSKPRNKTAIIDNIFSLKKYDDIEIFLKRELEITKFNKEKLQFLDIEEKNRFNLNVQKLNELTNFLNSIDIKILKKNLDNVYELIFCCEQIIKFNRNYLDIQYRINNLNLELSSKVKDKEKLKHEYSLQEKIKLELDESLKFYNSNDFLDLKNFVKRHSELLHDKNKFLLELLSIQKDLEELKYLDLDNFNFSYVKDLYYENILFFDIDFDEQACDRLFIKESQLEAQKKELLEKQRIKNIELKNITSEETKFDFEKYVYYEALKLLRGFNEELILKYRNGLKSLLESIDSDSLWDININNIKVDLYKEFLAHLSTNNQSVKRDIKKLAYLEDAYKVYQGKKILKMNSLNELLELNSGLQVLQSELEVIKQDVLRTKENKIKWENQTLNFKKNNTEILKRIGHDLFNKYIDYSNKNKILIFEDKLKKVAALKAIFNDLNSKISLKEIEIEKDLNNIKSLLSHINLNINLSNPALLEEEFSELLRSKAEIENNHFKLSLHLDNINITKLKLESQIEFIEQTMLNLKKDLKRELMNFSSSFADFKRLIIVYGFCVQDFILSLDSLRPNKDSLDYFLELKSNFMSQIEVFSKDISQYETTLLNFQTLQIEINKQKINLENIKDELSSINERNDKLEILKRVVITSPTLKYYVQSFLINEILNISNKKYLSVIFPDFKLEINTNSRDFNFLVRSKRDGNMTRSVKTLSGGEKFLISLSLSLALSDMIRDSELKIEAFFLDEGFGSLDEDTLKVVIPKIFDLQRIDGRQIGIISHVSYLKEEIKAQILISKISSVSKITIESF, encoded by the coding sequence ATGAGAATCAATAAGTTAGTATTTCAAAATATTGCTTCTTATAAAGGAAAATATGAAATAGATTTTGATATTCCGGTTTTAAAAAAATCTAGCATTTTTTTGATTTCTGGAAATACTGGAGCTGGTAAAAGTACAATTTTAGATTGCATCACTCTTGCTCTTTATGCTCGAGTTTATAGGCTTGATAGGAGTATTTCAGATTCAATTTCTAAGGGTTTTGAAAGTGCCTATGTTAGGCTTACTTTCACTGTTTCTGAAAAAATTTATGAATCGTTTATTGAATTGACTATAAAACAAAAGGAAACTCCTCAAAATATGATTTTGAATTGTCTTAGTGATGGAAGTTTGATTGACAATAAAGACGATATTTTGTTTTTTATAAAAAACCTTTGTAGATTGGATTTTGAACAGTTTTGTCAAACCGTTATTTTGCCTCAGGGTAATTTTCAGGAATTTTTAACTTCAAAACCAAGGAATAAAACGGCGATTATTGACAATATTTTTAGCTTAAAAAAATATGATGATATAGAAATTTTTTTAAAGCGTGAATTAGAAATTACAAAATTTAATAAAGAAAAGTTACAATTTTTAGATATAGAAGAAAAAAATAGATTTAATCTAAATGTTCAAAAATTAAATGAATTGACTAATTTTTTGAATTCTATTGATATAAAAATTTTAAAAAAAAATCTTGATAATGTGTATGAGTTGATATTTTGTTGTGAACAAATAATAAAATTTAATCGGAATTATTTAGATATTCAATATAGGATAAATAATTTAAACTTGGAATTATCTTCTAAGGTTAAGGATAAAGAAAAACTAAAACATGAATATTCTTTGCAGGAAAAGATTAAATTAGAATTAGATGAGAGCCTTAAATTTTATAATTCTAATGATTTTTTAGATTTAAAAAATTTTGTTAAAAGACATAGCGAACTTCTTCATGATAAGAATAAGTTTTTGTTAGAGCTTTTAAGTATCCAAAAAGATTTGGAAGAATTAAAATATCTGGATTTAGATAATTTTAATTTTAGTTATGTTAAAGACTTGTATTACGAAAATATTCTTTTCTTTGATATAGATTTTGATGAACAAGCTTGTGATAGATTGTTTATAAAAGAAAGTCAATTAGAAGCACAAAAAAAAGAATTGTTAGAAAAACAAAGAATTAAAAATATTGAACTAAAAAATATTACTTCAGAGGAGACAAAATTTGATTTTGAAAAATATGTTTATTATGAGGCTTTGAAGTTATTAAGAGGGTTTAATGAAGAATTAATATTGAAATATAGAAATGGATTAAAATCATTGTTAGAGTCAATTGATAGCGATTCATTATGGGACATTAATATAAATAATATTAAAGTTGATTTATATAAGGAATTTTTGGCGCATCTTAGTACTAATAATCAGTCTGTTAAGAGAGATATAAAAAAGCTTGCGTATCTTGAGGATGCATATAAGGTATATCAAGGGAAAAAAATATTAAAAATGAATAGTCTAAATGAGCTCTTGGAGTTAAATTCAGGTCTTCAGGTTTTACAGTCTGAATTGGAGGTTATTAAACAAGATGTTTTGCGTACTAAGGAAAATAAAATTAAATGGGAAAATCAAACTTTGAATTTTAAAAAAAATAATACAGAAATTTTAAAAAGAATTGGTCATGATTTATTTAATAAATATATAGATTATTCTAATAAAAATAAGATTTTGATTTTTGAAGATAAACTTAAAAAGGTTGCAGCCTTAAAGGCTATTTTTAATGATTTAAATTCTAAAATTTCTTTAAAGGAGATAGAAATTGAAAAGGATTTAAATAATATAAAAAGTTTATTGTCTCATATAAATTTAAATATAAACTTGAGTAATCCTGCTTTGTTAGAGGAAGAGTTTTCAGAACTTTTAAGATCTAAGGCAGAAATAGAAAATAATCATTTTAAATTGAGCTTGCATCTTGATAATATAAATATTACAAAATTGAAGCTTGAGAGTCAAATTGAGTTTATAGAACAAACAATGCTAAATTTAAAAAAAGATCTTAAGCGTGAATTGATGAATTTTAGTTCTAGTTTTGCAGATTTTAAACGATTAATCATTGTATATGGTTTTTGTGTTCAAGATTTTATTTTATCTCTTGATTCTTTAAGACCTAATAAAGATAGTTTAGATTATTTTTTAGAGTTGAAATCTAATTTTATGTCTCAGATTGAGGTTTTCTCAAAAGATATTAGTCAATATGAGACAACTTTGTTAAATTTTCAGACGCTTCAAATAGAGATTAATAAACAAAAAATTAATTTAGAAAATATTAAGGATGAGTTAAGTAGTATAAATGAGCGTAATGATAAATTAGAAATTTTAAAGAGAGTTGTTATTACCTCGCCTACTTTAAAGTACTATGTTCAAAGTTTTCTGATTAATGAGATTTTAAATATATCAAATAAAAAGTATTTAAGTGTTATTTTCCCTGATTTTAAGCTTGAAATTAATACAAATAGCAGAGATTTTAATTTTTTAGTCAGAAGCAAAAGGGATGGTAATATGACTCGTAGTGTTAAAACTTTATCTGGTGGTGAAAAATTTCTTATTTCTTTATCACTTTCTTTAGCTTTATCAGATATGATAAGGGATAGTGAGCTTAAAATAGAGGCTTTTTTTCTTGATGAAGGATTTGGAAGTCTTGATGAGGATACTTTAAAAGTGGTTATTCCTAAAATTTTTGATTTACAGCGTATTGATGGACGTCAAATCGGTATAATATCTCATGTCTCTTATTTAAAGGAGGAGATTAAGGCCCAAATACTTATAAGTAAAATTTCTTCAGTTTCTAAAATTACCATAGAGAGTTTTTAA